In Zingiber officinale cultivar Zhangliang chromosome 3A, Zo_v1.1, whole genome shotgun sequence, the DNA window ggacctttctattttcggaggcgggtacttttgacttatgtcatttgatatgcttagtaattaaattaacatgttgtattaattgtgtttcttatctgtttcggttaatcactacccaaatcttacatgcttgattgattgattggttttgcatctcaggtatattttacctgtttatacatgcttataggggtagtgatataccatatttcaccatgttcaggacctaggttttataccttctgtatacctttggattgttttgggattcgttgacctttgatgcatttttatatatatgtggattaggtcaggatattcttgtggttagtgccatgcaccatttgcatgattgcatgctgtgcgatagtccgctccattattgttgagcacatcgccagttacatggatctgcacacaccaccactcatgggttagtggttgattcaggctgagtgtgttgcagcagggactctgttaggcaccgttggtccgctcatgggtagtgtgacacaatgtgttatccggcagggattcctccccgtctttgagtaccgggagttgagagcattgcgctcccccatctatgatttggggtaggaggataggtgtactccgacagcatcccgtccactcggtcactcatcaggagtagtgacgacagagtgcacggttgtcacagccctacccactcggcctcacttttgtatgagatgatcgactggcggtgaccaggacgcatcattggcatcatatgcatgatgcatttattgcttgtgtttgtgtttgctgcatttatatgctgcatattgtttggatacctatgtttgacatgcatacaggatttccttatccctcggactgtttgaccttatactcaggacctggttagtacagtattctcctgtttatttcagatgcattcttatctttttaTCAGGAggctgtacgcatgattagtgctaggtgttgtttctttactttgcatatcaactgtacctgctgagtgttggactcaccccgcctccattgttgatattttcaggttgatgctgtcaggagagagttccagttgctggtccctgcagacctcgaggatgtgattggtttttcgtttggtttccttttctgttctagactatttgaacttgttatgttctggatttatttacttatggacatggtatagattttattacatcgatggatttggatttggatttggtttttattctactacatgcctgtctggacggcagaagaggtgagttcgtcggatttgagctttacgagtgtagtggagtagggtgaaTTTCGactcagagtattattttactgtttaattatcttaactgcgtggttgtgacagccagaggctgaatagattatatataactgcgtggtgatgttttattttgttgttattattccagccgcttgtggctgaggtatttgtgagatgtagaaaagtttcagattgtccaccgtacaggggagatgctgccgaaattttctcggacagggactcctctggggcgtgacactgttggtgcaattttcccggggtcaaggttgaccagtttgactaagcttgaaatggctcaagcttgagtcataaTGTTTAGGTTTCagtgtttgacaatatatataaGAGGAAGAAGTCAAgtttgtcaaggttgaccggatacttgactaggaagtcctaactgagattaGGCAAAAGCAAGTCCAACGGAaaggttgacaaaagaagaaatCCAAGTTGGTTAGTGTTGACTGGACACTTTgcgtgaaaatcttggtgagtgaagccaggtaggaaaattctagtgagtgaaggtaggtgatgagaaatcatggtgagtgaaatcaggtgatggaaagtcctagtgagtgaattcaggtagaaggaaatcctagtaagtgaagctagacagaagaaaatcctagtgagtgaagtcaggtaaaagccctagtgagtgaagttaggtagtgaggaagtcctggtgagtgaagccaagcaatataaatccaaatggatcaagacTGATCGAATATCTGGTGTttagaagttcaagtgggtcatggaggactagaCAGTTGGCATgagacgataagtccaagtgggtcaagattgactagatgCTTGGCAgagagagaaaagtccaagtgggtcaaatgatTGACCGAACACATGATGACGAAgttccagcaggtcaaggttgaccaaatgctagcaatgaggagttccaacaggtcatggtttaCTGGATGTTGGAAGTGAAACCCTAGATTTGTGCTTGGCAAAATAGGGTggacaatcgatcagttgatcaattggacAGTTATGGCGTGAGCACAAATGATTTCCTAATCGATGAGTCGATCGATTAGGATACTCCAATCGaacagccaatcgattggggaagtgtTTCTCGCAAGGACACGAGGCAGatggaatcgattggtcaatcaattctggagttttttttttctacaagAGCATAGAGAAGCtctaaatcgatcggtcgatcgatcaaagcattcccaatcgattgttcAATCAATTaggatatgattgttgcataggTAGTGAGGTTTGGATAGCTAGGATCACACGAATCTAACGTGGCAATCCATTGGGAGCAtgctcaatcgattggaagccctaaAAGCACAGATATAAAGGCGATGATGAGTTCAAACAAAAACATCACTTCTCATCTTCTTCACACGACACTCATTGCAGGTTCTTAGGAGCTTAGGGTTATGGttgaagtgttgttgcatttccaaACTACAAGAGACTAAGTAAGAAGAAGTTTTTCACTTGAAATCTTATATTTACTTCTTGTGTGTTGTATTCTTGTTGAGAGTGTTGTACGAGGTTCCACCATCTCCAGAGTGTTTCCAAGAAGGAGTCttttatagtggagagtgtgcttggtgtagatccttagattagtcacctattcttgaggtgaataccaaataAATCTTAGTGTTAGCATTGAGGAGTTTGTCACTTCGAGTTTATCCGTTGCAACAACATCAACGAATCGAGCAAGTGAGtgagaagagctattcacccctagctCTGAAGTGTTCCAACATgaactaatttcatgtcaatTTGAGGTTGTTTAGTCTATCAACtaattttatccaaaattaattttgataaaaaaataaattagttgACTGATTTTTAAGATCGATCAATTGATTTACTCAAAATTTCAACACAAATAGAAATTGATTTGATTCAACTGATAAAAATAATAAGTCAATTGATTTTTAAACATAAATCGATTCGATTGATTTTTTTCAAACAATTGATTAGgggtaaaatagaaaatggatACATGATTTGATTATTTTGATCGATAGTTATGccgttcatttttttttattttataatatttcataaaACCTTACAAATAGTAATTTATCTTTGTTTATGTCTAACTCCATGACTATTTCattgcttgatttttttttttgttaaaagtgAATTAACTAGTGAGATAATGATTTGATTAGTTTCAAAACTGGATATTTTTTAAGTAGCTGATGTGGGATGGAGTGGATAAACTAGACTCGACTGTGGTCAGGGTCTGAATCCAACTTGACCCGGACATGTAACCAGGTCAATAAGTTGTGTGCCCGTTAATTCGATTCTCAGGTCGAAATTGTAATCAATCTGAAAAGAGGCTTGGCCGGTACAATTTCAACCCATAAAAATCGTCGAGCCGGGTTCGATTTTTTACCAAAATTTGAACATTGATTATTGAGTATCTTAATTAACCAAGATATAACAAAATGACATTTTTAtatgttagttaattatttaataattaatgaaTAGGTTTTTTTTTCCAAACCATTATTTAGAATAATAGTGGAAAGCAGAGActaaaatataatttctcttaaatatgTAATAGTTTATTTATACTCATGTGTTTTAAAATCTAGAGCGaataagtaaaactaattttaaccGTGTCTGActttggttttggttttgaggATGgaggagagtttttattttttttatttttaaatggtaATTACTTATGGTGattaaagatatttttataaaatcttttaaatattttataaaataataataatttctaactGTGACGATCTATAAATTGATGATTCtgaattataaattatatataattgtGATGGTTAAGATTAGAGATCGATctatcaaataataattaaatcaattattttaaaatgttaaattgTCAATTCTAAACCGTGATTGGATTTAGGATGAACCTAGATATCCAAAACATGGTGGGGTTTGGGTGGCCTTTTGTAGTTTTTTTCATTACTCGTCAAAGTTTAAAGCAAGACTAATGATTAAAAAGTGAGCCGGCGGACGATGCCTTCTTGAATAGTTTAATTTCTTGCTAAGCCAataacttttttattttattttagcaaaaCATCAAAATAACACCATCAAAATATCATCTAGGAGTGCAAACGAATCCGACTTGTTCGTGAGATTTTCAAATTGATTCGAAAAATATTTAATTCGTAttttaaattattgaatttgagttaaacttgaacatGTTCGATAATTTTTTAAGTCGAATTCAAATTGATAATATTTTATTCTATTGTTCACGAGTTGCTCGCGAGCCGAACTTAATTGAaatctaattatttttatataaatttaacttaaacatattcaaATACAGATTCATATAATATGAATCGAATTcgaatttaaatcattttgaaTTATTGTTCGAATATGCTCGAATCATGGTTCGATCCATTCGAATGAAACTTGTACTCAAATCTTATTTCAACTTGAACTTGAGCCAAAATTATTTGTATTTTCGAACTTCAAATAAGCTTTGAATATCATatagatttttcaaatttaaactcaaatattaatattttcatattatttgaCTCAATTTCTAATCGAAGTTACACATTACTCATAACTTCTCACAGCTATCATGCCTTCAGTTTTTAACCTATTTAAGTCCAGCTATGTTAGACCCTTAGTCCCTCGGATTCCGAAACTTCCAAGCTTGCTCAAATGTGTCATCCTTTACTCCTCCAGGCAtactaattatttttcaaagattaataGATTGTAGTAGTAAAATATATAGAAATTTTTCTCAAATTTAGcatgttaattattttaaattatataaaaaattaaaataaaattcatatgaTTATATGTTTAATATGTCTGTTATAATGTATATGTATAACTATTACAGTATTAAATCTATGGTAGTACAATTGACCTCGAGTAAAAGTTGATTAAGTTGACCAAGCTCAAATTGATAGGTTTTGATATTTTATCAACATATTAGTTGGTCAGGAAGAAGTATGTTAAAGTTGACTGGATATTTAACAGACGATCAATATGTTAGTTTATTGAgcgaagagttaagtaggtcaatgTTAACTAAATACTTGAAGGTGAAGAAGTCCAAGTGTTCATAAAGGACTGAACACTTGGCATCAGAAGCAAAATCCAAGTAAGTCGCGGTTGATCATATATTTGATAATAGGAAATCTAATCGGATACCAGACGAGATAAAAATTCGACCTTTGCACTGAAATAGGactagtaaaatcctaaaacctaATTCGGGTCAAGAGGTTTGGGCTACCAAAAATGGGTTCAAGTGTTTGGGGTACTCGGAGTGCTCGGTCGGTCGTGAGGGATGTTAAGTACTAATCCTTTGTGTTGAGCAACCCACTCGGATTAGAGCTGCTCAAGAAGGACGTTCATCGAGTTAGAACTTGGGAACCCACTTAGGCTCGAGACTTAGAGTAGCTCGGGATATTTAGATCTGGGCACACGTAAGGTGCTCGACATTTACCGAACCTACTCGGGCTTGATCTTGGCAGTTGGCAATGATCGCAACCAACTCGAGCACAGGCAATCAACCATGACCTACTCGGGCTCGGGACTCTATAATCGGTCATGACGCACTTAGGCTCAAACTTTGGTAGTCAGTCATAGTTAATCAGTTGACTAATGAATTGAATCAGTCAACTGGCATAACTATTCAAACAAAAAGAATGTTCAAAACTCGACTGTGACATTTAATTGATTAGATACCAATCGACTGAGGGTAATAAGTAGTCGACTGATGCTAAGGTATGAGTTGGTATGCTAAGGATGGAGTCGTTGAGCTGATATGTAAAAGTAACATTTGAATTTACAGtggatcaatcgattgatgggTTGGAAATCAACCCTAACAACAACCCTATAAAAATGAGCTTCAAGGAAGATCGAAAAAAACCAATTCTTGAGAGATTGGAAGCAAAGTATTGCTGCATTTTTTTCCCATCAAGAGACAATCCAAAGCGACAAAGAAACAAGCAAAACAAAATTTTCATTGTAAAAGTTTTTTTCTTCATTTGTATTTGTATCTTTGTATTATTTGAAAGAAATAAATGGTAAGAAGTTTCTCCGCCTCCGGAAGGTATCCGAGAAGAAGGAAAGTGGTGATACTTCGTTAGGACTATATCTTAGATGTAGCTACGTTGGGAGGTaataaaccaagtaaaaccaatcgTCGTGCTACAATTTTACTTCAAATTTCTGCTAGGCAACCATATTGACGCGATAAAAGTTATTCACCAACCTCTAACTCTGCACGGATCCTAACAATCTACATTCATGGTATGTATATACggcaagaatttttttttttctcaatgaGATCTCCATTCCTCCCTCGACAAGATCAATGTCATGCAGCTCTTGAATTAATTCCTTACGATCATGGTGTTCATCTAACGGTGACAAAAGAGAAAGTTAGTGAgtattcagattttttttttctcaatagtTAATTGCAGTAACAAAAGGCATGAATTATGAGATTTATATTGACATCAAACTCACCGAGGCAttagatatgaaaattaaacaagCTTCTTTCAACAACTGAAAGAGAAAACGATCTCGAAATCAACTTTCTTACATCCAATATCACAATTTCAAAATGTTCATGTTCGTATAACCCTacaataattgaaatcaattccACTGTAGTTAAAGATGATTATATTATTTCATACGTCCAAGTTAACTTGATCACTTGTCCTATTATAAAAAAATCTGCTCTCCTCTGATCAACCGGCATCCCGTGAGAAATTGAAATCTAAGTTTGATCTACACGCACGAGACGACGGAGTAAACCAAACTAGCACTGGCCGCCGCTGCCCTGGAAATGACATTGAAGGCAAACTCAAGGAGGTGAAGCTTTCGTCCTCCATGCTGTAAACCAAGTTATCACCTAAGTCATTCGAGATATAAATGGAGTTCGACTTCAAATCAGGCAATGAACAAGTATCGAGGCAAAGAGAAGAAGCTGCGCCTAAGAATAAAGCATACTTCCCCAAATTATTCATTGCAATGAAGGCTCCTTTCTCTATATCCACCTTCCAAACTTCCAATTTCTTAATATGATGTTCTGATACTTTATTCATGGCAGTTGCCCGTCCGATCAGTAGATCACCTGAAGGCATGCAAAAAAAGTACAAGTTGGAAGTAAAATCCCAAATGTCAGACAGAGGCATCACCAGCATCCCCCTCTGAGTCGAATCCGGCTCGGTGAGATCGTACGCCGCCACGATCACCGCGTTATCTTCTTTGGATTGTGACACCGCATAGAGCTTGCCATTGTGGAAGGCTATGTCGTCGAAGTAATATAGAGTTGTAGGGATCATCGTCCACTTCTCATCTCCTGCGCTAACGAAGAACAAGAAGTCTTTCCGCATAGAAGAGCAGAAGAATACGAAGACGACGCTGAAATGTCCGCTTCTAAAGGGATCTGAGGACAACACCGCTTTCATGGCCATTAAATTCCGGTCGTCCAAGGTAGGAATCGAGGGAAGGTCTATCTGAACGCCGGTGATAGGGTTTTGGAGCTGAATACGAACATCGTTGGTGGCTATGAGCCAACCATGAGAAGATCCGACGATGTTCCCGCAGACTAGAGGAGCGTGGCTTGGGATCTCATACGCGCGGCCCTCCGATAAGCTGAAGAAGTTGTAAGTGTTTTGATCATTATCTTCTCCGTTTATGAGGCTTCGATTCTCAGGCACAAGCCATGGGATCTGCGGGCGCTGATCACCGGGGCCGCGGCGGACCTTATCGACCACGGCGAACCAACGCGAGCATACGGCGGCGCACCGAAAGAGGTCGGCGATCGAGAGCTTGGACAGGATTGAGTATAAGAGATCCGTAGGAATCTCCGACCAGTAAGTAGACATCTAGAAGAGACGATGGTGATAAGGCGCCGGCCGCAGGCGGCTACAGAAAAGGCAACAGGCGAATTGGCTAGGGCAAAGATAAGATGCGCCCTTGTTACTGCAAACAAGGTGCGCTTCTATTTatgtaaattatttttaaaatagaattaaaaaaaaatcctttttaaatttatatttgatatGAAGTGTTTCTAATTctatatgtttattttttttttagaaaattaggaTTACTTGTTTGATTTTTGTCAAATTCATTTCCTTTTTAGTTGGAAAAATATATAGCGagattttttatcattttaattttattttaccttaaatataatttaaatttatgcaTTTACAATATGAAATATTGATAAATtggttaatgtttttttttttttttgcaagattgCATTGTGATAGTCAGTGGGGTCACGACAAGACCGTGACTTGCCATCTTAATGGCATTTTAGGATGAAAATTAAGATGGATCTTATTTAAATAAGATTTAAGCAACTCACTAGGAAGTCTATCCATATCTGGTTACACGCATCATCTCAAATAATATTGCCCaaaaggaaaaatatatatatccaaAATTACACATCACTTAAAATTTCTCATATCTTTGATTCCTTCAGTTTTTAACCTTGATGTCCTTAAGTCCTTAACCTTGTTTTTAAGCTTGTTCCAATGTGTCATCCTTTAAACCTCCGAGCATACtaatctttttccaaagattaaTAGAATGAAGTAGTAAAATATATAGatatttttctcaaatttaattaacatgttaattattttaaattatataaatattattcatATGATATATTTAATATGAATGCTATTCTAATGTATATTTATAACTGTCAATACTTTACTATAATCTCTCTTGTTACCGAATGGAAATGCTGTGTAGAATATAACCAGACCAAAATGAATCACATTTAGTCTTACGACAAAACTCGAAATTCATTTGCTCAAAACAAACACCAAAAGTTCATATAAGAGAGTGGAATGATCCGGCATTATATCAAAAGTGCAGTAGCTCGAGCATGGAGATCAAGTAAGATGTACTGCATATCCTTTACTGTGGATCAAAACTGAGATGATGCATCATTTGATCACCCCTGCAATAGATTTGGCAAGAATTTTATGTTAAGCCACATTTACATCACCCATAATAAAACATAGAAACTAGGTAGAATACTAATTCAGCATGATGACCTTATGACTGATTTGTTCCCGCAAGAAGTCGAGCAGTTGGGAAATCTACGAATCGGGAGGGTTCCTAATAAGGGGAATGCAACAAAAACTGAAGCTGAATAGACTATTAAATTTGTAGGATTGcagttgataaaaataaaattttgaaagttgTATCTCATacccatcatcatcatcattcaaTTCATGCAGCCTGAAGCAAAAAAGAAGAATCAGAAACAATTTACAATATCAATATTCACAAGGAACAAATTCAAACCGAATCcatatctttgaaaattttattactaGATGAAGATTGTAATGTGATTGTTAATGCTTCTAACTTGTAAATGTGTATCGACAGCATATGATCAACAACATTCTCTTAATTCATTGCATTATGCCAAAATGGATTTCCGATGACAAAAACAAGGGTGCAACTCACAATCCAAGATACAACTTTAGAAAACTAAAGTTTCCGCAAATGAAGGAACTCGATCGTTTAAGAAACAAAGACCCAACTAACTGTAGGGATTACTGAAAGTATAAACAATCTATGAAATAAGTTGCACTAGAGACTCACATCTTTTTCAGCTCTTCAGTACTAATTTTAACAATGTCATCTCCAGATTCTTGATTTGTAGGCTGATAGATCTGCACAGCTTCTGCAGATTTCTGGATCGACTCTTTGTATTCGCTGCAGCATGAAAAAAAAATGGCATGCCAATGAATAGATACAGTAGATGAAGTTGTAATAGTCACACATCATTTTTAGTTCTTCAGAATCAATTTTAACAATGTCATCTGCAGATTCCTGATTTGTAGGCTGATAA includes these proteins:
- the LOC122052289 gene encoding F-box/kelch-repeat protein At1g57790-like — translated: MSTYWSEIPTDLLYSILSKLSIADLFRCAAVCSRWFAVVDKVRRGPGDQRPQIPWLVPENRSLINGEDNDQNTYNFFSLSEGRAYEIPSHAPLVCGNIVGSSHGWLIATNDVRIQLQNPITGVQIDLPSIPTLDDRNLMAMKAVLSSDPFRSGHFSVVFVFFCSSMRKDFLFFVSAGDEKWTMIPTTLYYFDDIAFHNGKLYAVSQSKEDNAVIVAAYDLTEPDSTQRGMLVMPLSDIWDFTSNLYFFCMPSGDLLIGRATAMNKVSEHHIKKLEVWKVDIEKGAFIAMNNLGNMEDESFTSLSLPSMSFPGQRRPVLVWFTPSSRACRSNLDFNFSRDAG